The genomic DNA AGCACTCCTGACCGTCTCTCCTAACCGTCTCTCCTAACCGTTCCCAATGCCTTTAGCCAGACGACGATCGATTTTCGCTGAAATAACTGCAAAGATCCGTTGAACTCAGACCGATCGACAAACTTTAGATTTGTTTTGGCGCTATTGTTTAGCGGTATAGCATTCGCCAGTGATGGGCAAAATGATGGGCAAAGGGTGTGACGGTAAAGCCTACAGGCAGCTTCCTGCCCCATTTCCTCCAAGATTGCCCCGTCAAAAATTGCTATAGTTTTTACCGTTTAACAGTTCCGCTTAAACTGCAATCAATCAAATGGTAACTTTCTCAAATTCTCGCCTTTCCTTGCCTCAGTCGCCTGCTGTTCCGGCGTTTGCAGCAGAATCGAACCGGACTTCCGACTCGATCGATCGCATCGGTTCAGTCTTTGTCAGACGGCAGCGCGCCGCAGACCAGGGCGGCAATTCCCTCGCCAATGCCGCTATCCTGATTCAAAACCGGGGCAAAAAGCAAATCTCCGATCGGGTGAACCGTCGCGATGTAGATTTTTATCGCGTTGACCTGACGACCGCCGCCAACATCAAGCTGAATTTCAGCAATCGATCGAATGCGACGATCGTGGGAAGACTGCTCGATGGTCAGGGACAATCCCTCTTCTATCAGGGACAGCAGCAAACCATTTCCTTCGCGCCTGATCTAAACTTCAGTAAAACTCTCCGCAATATCGAACCTGGAATCTATTACATTCAGGTTTCTACCCGTAGCCGCGCCAATGCCCAATACAGGCTCACCCTCAACGTGAGTGACGCTGCTGCCCGACCCTCAACGCCCGACTGCGGCTGTGGTAGTTAATCAGCGATTTCATTAGCGACTCCTCAACCAGCTTGCCGCCACCTCCCGATTCGGAAATAGCCCAAACCAGGCAAGATTCTGAACGTAGTAGGCAGAGTCGTTGTCCCAGATGCCGTTCCGGTAAGTGGACAGCAGCTTTTGCGATCGGATCTCATCCGCCAGGGCAGGGTCAATCAGCCGCATCGCCGGATACAGCATGGCGTACTGGCTGGTCGCCTCGTAGGACACCGTGGGATTTCCCTCCAGGTCGATCCTTGCCGCAATTCGACGGTTCGATCGCCACTGCTGCTGAAGCGGTCTTAAATGTTCGCGCAGGTAAGCAACGGCTCGCGGCTCGTTAAACCAGGTCGCATCCAGCGCCACCCGCCACCAGACCCGAAAGGCATCAAAACTATAGACCGATCGCAAATTCGTTTCCTGCGCCAGACTCTCATCGATCGGCTCATAGGCTCCGGTGGTCAGGTTCAGCACGACCCAATCGCTCGGCAGTCCAGCTTCCGACAGGGCAGCGGAGTCCTCTAAAAGCCGATAGCTGCTCTCCACCAAACTCATCCAGTCCCGCCCCGGATCGACCTGGGCAAACAGACGAAAAGCATAGGGTGCCCCATAGGACGGATTCAGGATCACGCGATCGGGCTGGGGCTGAAAGGAGGCGATCGGACCCGGAAGTAAATGCCGCATTGGGGCGCTGGAATTCACGACGATCGTTGAACTCTCCCAGATGTCTTTCAGCTTCGCCTGTGCCAGCGTCAGGTATTCCGGGCGGTTCCACCGACGCGCCGCTAAAATCAACGCCGTAGCCGCATCAATATCCGCATCGCTGGCAAAGTTGCTGTCCAGAATGCCCCACTCGCCCTTATCATCTCCCTGGTCGTTTTGCCCCCATTTCCACGCCCACAGCCGATCGCGAAGCTGATTGCCATCCCGCCGCTGAAGATTTTGCTCTGCCCATTGCAGCGTTAACGCAAAGGTCGCGGGATCATTTGCCAGCACCGATCGCAGCATGGCGTAAGCCTGCCCTTCAGAAACAGTTCGCCCATTTGCTTCCCAGTCGATCACTCGTCCATCTGCCTGAATAAATCGCTGCTTGTAAGCCGTCCAGCTCTGGCGCAGCAGCTCGGAGGTCGTGGGCGTGGTTTGGGCAGCAATCCGCTGGGAAATTATTGGGGGGATCGGTTGGGAGATCGGTTGGGAGATCATTTGGGGGGCAATTCCCCCCTTGCGGGAGAACTGCGAAGCACCCGGCTTTTCGCCGCTACTGCGGGTTCCCAGCGCAAGACTCACAGAAGACAGAAGCAAGACGATCGGCAAAGCTAGCAGGAGGGAAATGGGCATTGGGCTGTCTCAATCCACTCAACTTCTAGAAATGACTCCATTTTTCCGGGCGCAGCAGGAATAAATCCGTAAAAGTTGCATGAAGATTCGCCAAGAAGATTCGCTACAATAAACCGTTATTTTCCGACCGTCCTTCCCGGACGCAATGCCCCCACTTCTGCCCAGGTCGCGACCCACCTATGCGCCAAATGCACTCTGTATCTTCAGCTCAAATTGCGGCTCGTCGGCGCAAACTGCGACACCAGCGGCGCTTGCAGGTCTTTCGCGTGAGCTGGCAACTGCTCATGGTGGGCGGACTCACTGCCGGACTGATTTGGGTTGTTTCCCTGCCCGATTGGATGCTCCGCAGCGCCTCCCAGGTCAAAGTCGAGGGCAACGAGTCCCTTTCGGCGGAAACCATTCGCGGTCTGCTGCCGATCGCCTACCCCCAGTTTCTCCTGACGCTCAAACCCCAGTCGATCGTGAACCAGCTAGAGTTGCAGGCACCGATCGCCGAAGCCACCGTGACCCGCCGCCTGTTTCCCCCCGGTCTGACGATTCGGATTCAGGAGCGCAATCCTGTGGCGATCGTGTATGGCGGTTCGGTTAATTCAGGAATAGCCGCTAGTTCTACAAATCCGGCAAATCCGGGCAGCACTCCAGCCCCTATTCCAAACTCAATTCCAGGCTCTCCAGCCCCAGGGTCTTCAGCCGAACTGAAGCCAACCACCTTTCTCGACGAGCGCGGCACGGTGATTCCCTACGACAAATATATGGCGCTGCGCGGATCGCGTCCTTTGCCCACCCTGAAGGTGATCGGCATTCAGCAGGATCAGCAGCGCAAGGATTGGGCGGTTCTCTATCAGCAGGTCAGCCAGAGTCCGGTGAAGGTGTTTGAGATCGACTGGCGCGAACCCGGCAATATGATTCTCCGAACTGAAATGGGCACAGTGCATCTGGGCGCCTACGGATCGCAGTTTTCCAAGCAGCTCCAAACCCTCGATCGAATGCGCTATCTCAGCCAAAAAATTGAAGTGGGCGACATTGCCTATATTGATCTGAGAAATCCAGATATGCCGCGCATCGAAACCACGCAGGTCGTTTCCCCCATTCCCGAACCTGTGGTTCAGCCCGACGCAGATGCAGATCCCGATGGAAGTCTCGATGCGAGTCCCAATGAAAGTCCTGATGAAAGTTCCAATGAAAGCCCCACAGTTTCCGATCAAACGACGATCGAACCCGCTGCCGCAGGGGATCAAACTGAATTGCCGGATTCCGATTAAACTTTGGTTTTAAAGGAGCAGCCCTGGAGGATAGACATGACCGCAAAACCCACAGCAAAATTAGCGCGATCGCTATCTGAAAAAATTCCGTTTTTTGACTGAAATCCCTTCAATCAGGCAGTAATTTATGGTGCAGTGAACTCTTTCATAAAAGTTAACTCAATCATTTGACACCTGTTTCGCTGCTGTTCGGCGATTTCTTCTACAATGCAGTGCAAACCCAGATTCAAATTTGGTTTTTCCTGCGACTTACCCTATATTTATCTAGAGTCATCCTGCCCTCCAACGCCTTTGAATCTCACCTTATCTAAAGTCCAATGACATTTAATAGTAGATTAGAAAATAACCATCCAGACTTCCCTGACGGCAATCAGGGTAACTTTGCAATTCCCATGAACTCATCGAACCCCTTTAGCGCAAACTCTGGGGTACACTTGGGACAACGTGATGTCAAAGGCGCACTGGGAGAGGAAACCAGGAGTGGAGAAATTGTGCCAAGCAGCGTAGCCAGCATTAAGGTAATTGGCGTGGGCGGCGGCGGCTGTAATGCCGTGAACCGTATGATTGCCAGCGGAGTCAGCGGTGTGGAGTTCTGGACGATCAATACTGATGCCCAGGCACTCACCAAGGCGTCTTCTACAAACTGTCTGCAAATCGGGCAGAAGCTCACGCGTGGTCTAGGGGCGGGTGGTAATCCGGCGATCGGGCAAAAGGCGGCGGAAGAATCCCGCGATGAGATTGCGGCAGCATTGGAACACGCAGATCTGGTCTTTATTACGGCAGGCATGGGCGGCGGTACGGGTACGGGGGCTGCGCCGATCGTCGCTGAGGTGGCAAAAGAGGTAGGGGCTCTAACCGTGGGTGTTATCACCCGTCCATTTACCTTTGAGGGCAAGCGGCGGACGAATCAGGCAGATGAGGGGATTTCTGCGCTGCAAACCCGCGTCGATACGCTGATCATGATCCCGAACGACAAGCTGCTGACCGTCATCTCGGAGCAAACGCCGGTTCAGGAAGCGTTCCGCGTAGCAGACGACATTCTGCGCCAGGGCGTGCAGGGCATCTCGGATATCATTACCATTCCCGGTCTGGTGAACGTAGACTTTGCCGATGTGCGGGCAGTGATGGCAGATGCAGGTTCAGCGCTGATGGGAATTGGGGTCGGGTCGGGCAAGTCTAGAGCCAGGGAAGCGGCAACAACCGCCATTTCCTCTCCGCTGCTGGAATCCTCGATCGAAGGCGCAAAGGGCGTGGTTTTCAATATCACGGGCGGTTACGATCTCACCCTGCACGAGGTCAATGCGGCAGCAGAGATTATCTACGAAGCGGTTGATCCCAACGCCAATATCATCTTTGGGGCAGTGCTAGAAGAGCAGCTTCAGGGCGAGGTGCGGATCACGGTGATTGCCACCGGATTCTCGACGGAACCCCAGGCACAACAGCCTGCCCAGGCAACCAGGGTATCTCCCCTCAAACGGACGCCGCCCGCTCCCCCAACAACGATGACTCCCCCACCGCAGCCCCTGCCGCCCACCACTTCGGAGCCGCGCAACAAGCCGGGACTCGACATTCCTGAGTTTCTTCAGCGTCGCCGCCCGCCCAAATACTAGGTCAGGTCAACCCTAAATGACCCTTTTGGCGCGTCCTTCGCCCTGGAAAATTGGGTTAATTCTTGCTGTAGGTGTGCTGTCTGTTTCCGCAGCGGCAATTTTCATTCGGCTCGCGTTTCAGGCGGCAGGGGAATCCGGTGTGGGGTTCAGTCTGGTGTTGGCGGCAAGTCGGCTGACGATCGCCTCACTGATTCTATCCCCCACCTGGCGAAACTTTGGGCGGAACTTTAAGCGGAACTCTGGGCAAAACTCTGGGCAAAACTCTGTCGGACTCCAGCCTTCCCGGCGCAGCTATACCTTGTCGATCGCCGCAGGTGTCTTTCTGGCAATTCACTTTGCCACCTGGATCACGTCCCTTTCGTTCACGTCGATCGCCGCTTCGGCAACCCTGGTGACGACGAATCCAGTTTGGGTAGCGCTGCTGTCCTGGCTGTGGCTAAAGGAAAAGCCGAGCAGGATGACGATCGCCGGAATTGTCATAACGCTGCTGGGGAGCGGGCTGGTGGCGCTGGGCGGAGATTCGATAACCGCAGGCAGCAATCCGCTGTTGGGCAATTCCTTAGCGCTGGTTGGCTCCTGGGCAGTCAGCCTCTACTTTCTGCTGGGACGGGAAGCCCAGCGTCAGGGGCTTACGATCGGCAATCACCTCGTCCTCACCTACACCACAGCCGCCCTGGTTCTTCTGCCCCTCCCTCTGATGTTTGGCGCAGGCTATACGGGCTATGCCTCTGCCGTTTATGGCTATATTCTGCTGATTGCCCTGTTCCCGCAGCTGATTGGGCACAGCAGCCTCAATTGGGCAGTGCGATGGGTATCGCCAACGCTGGTGACGCTGACAATTCTGGCAGAACCCGTAGGCTCCAGTTTGTTAGGGGCGATCGTGTTTCGGGAGAATCCCGGCTGGACGGTGATATTTGGGGCGATCGTGATTTTGAGTGGGGTGGCGATCGCCGCTTTGGGTTCCCGATCGGATTCGCTTCAGTAAGACCTCAGTTAGACCAGATGGCGACGCTGATGCCAGTTCCACGCATCGCGAATGATCTGGTGAATGTCGGCGTGCTGCGGTTTCCAGCCCAGGATTTCCTTTGCCTTGCCGCTGCTGCCGATCAGGGCAGGGGGATCACCGGCGCGACGATCGCATTCCACGACTTTGATTTCCCGTCCGGTCACTTCCCGGGCGGCGTCGATAATTTGTTTCACAGAAAAACCGCTGCCGTTGCCCAGGTTAAATTTCTCGCTGGGGTTGTCCTGCATCAGGTAATCCAGTCCCAGAACGTGGGCAGAAGCCAGATCCGTGACGTGAATATAGTCGCGAATACAGGTTCCGTCCTCTGTCGGGTAGTCTGTCCCAAAGACGGAGATCGAATCGCGCTTGCCGAGTGCCGTCAGCAGCACCAGGGGGATCAGGTGGGTTTCCGGCTGGTGATCTTCGCCCAGTCGTCCTTCCGAATCAGCGCCAGCCGCATTAAAGTAGCGGAAACAGACTGACTTCAGCCCGTATGCCACATCAAAGTCCGCCAGAATCCGCTCCACCATCAGCTTGGTTGCCCCGTAGGGGTTAATCGGATCTTGGGGATGATCTTCTGGAATTGGGACGGTCTTGGGCACGCCGTAGGTGGCACAGGTCGAGGAGAAGACAAACTTTTTGATATTGGCAGCAACCATTGCCTCCAGCAGTCTCAGCGTCCCGACCACGTTATTCTCGTAGTATTTTGCCGGATCGGTCACGGACTCGCCTACATAGGCATAGGCGGCGAAGTGCATCACGGCAGCAATCTCGCGGCTGGCAAACAGCTGATCCAGCAGGGCACGATCGTTTGTATCGCCCACCACTAACTCAACCTTCAGCACATCCTCCACCAGTTCTCGGTGTCCATACACCAGGTTGTCCAGCACGATCACGCCGTAGCCTGCCTGCTGAAGTGCCAGCACCGCATGGGAGCCGATGTAGCCCGCACCCCCTGTGACTAAAACAGTTGGTTTTGTTGGTGACACGCTCCTACCCTCCTGCATAATTACCTACTCCACCATACCGACTTTCATCATTCGATCGCCTCTTTCCTGGGTCGCTTGATTTTTTCTTTATGAAACACCAAATCGGGAAAGATCGCTTTGGGGTAGGCTTTTTGGCAAGATGGAGGCACATCGACAAATCAACCAATCCTCAAATAATCCTCAAATAATTCTCAAATAGTTTTCAAGCATAGATAATTCTCAGACATTCAGAGAATCCTCAGACGTTGCGATAGGCAGGACACAGAGAATGGCGGTAATCATTGCAGGCGATCGCAGCGGGGTGGGCAAAACAACCGTCACACTGGCTTTGCTAGCGGCTCTGCGGCAGTGGGGCACGGTGCAGTCCTTCAAGGTGGGACCCGACTACATCGATCCCATGTTCCATACGCAGGTGACAGGACGATCGTGCCGCAATCTCGATCCGGTTCTCACGTCAGAATCCTACGTTGAGCGCTGTTTTCGTCAGCACAGGCAGACCGCAGATTTTGGACTGGTAGAAGGCGTGATGGGACTGTTTGACGGGGCAGGTTCCTCGGATTACGCCAGTACCGCCCACATTGCTCGCTTGCTCGATTTGCCGATTCTGCTCGTGCTGGACTGTAGCCGCATGGCGCGATCGATCGCCGCTCTAGTTCATGGGTTTCGATCGTTTGATCCGCGTCTGAAATTTGCCGGAGTGGTTTTGAATCGGGTGGGAAGCGATCGCCATCTGGAACTGCTGCAAGCGGCTTTGGAGCCAATCAATTTGCCAATTCTGGGGGTTCTGCGTCGTCAGGCGGAAATTACCATTCCCGATCGCCATCTGGGTCTGGTGCCCACCGAAGAACTGCCGCAGATGCAGGAATTAATCGATCGGTTGGCAGTGCTGGGAAAGGAGAGTTTTGACTGGGGAAAGCTGCTGCCGCTGATGAAGGGAGATCGGAGTCAATCCCTACTAGCTCCTGTCCTGCTGGGAGACCCCGCTCCGAACCGCCCCCTAAATCCCCCATATGTGGGGAACCTTGAAGGACAGATTCCTCGGATTGGGGTGGCACGCGATCGGGCGTTTAGCTTTTACTATGCCGATAATCTGGATTTGCTGGAAAGGCTGGGCGCAGAGTTGGTCTACTGGAGTCCTTTAACGGATGAGTTGCCTGCGGAGGTGAACGGCTTGTACTTTGGCGGCGGCTTTCCAGAGATGTTTGCGGCAGAACTTCAGGCAAACGCGATCGGGCGGGCGGCAGTGCGATCGACAATTGTAGCGGGGATGCCGACCTACGCGGAATGCGGCGGGCTAATGTACCTGAGTCAGAGCATTATGGACTTTGAGGGGCGCTCCTGGGAGATGGCGGGAATTCTGCCAACCGTGGCGCAAATGGGCAAACGGCTAACTCTGGGCTATCGGCAGGCGGCGGCGTTGCAAAATAGTCCTTTCATGCAGGAAAAGGCGATCGTCTGGGGACATGAATTTCACCGATCGACGCTCACCCAGCTACCCAAAACGCCGCTTTACCAAATCCGAGGCTATGACGCTACTAGTCCAGCGACGACAGAAGGATGGCATATGCATCAGGCTCACGCTTCCTACGTGCATCTGCACTGGGGCGATCGGGCTTGGATGCCGCACAATTTTCTGCAAGCCTGTCTGCGATTTGGGAAAGTGCAACCGGGAACGTTCTGAGAACCTGCGGGAACGATCGTTTTAGTCCGCCCCTAGCCTCCAATTCTGGAGGGAACCTTAGCTCTATTCTTCTTTCCTTTACCCCCAGCCCTCCTGTAATCTGTTGCGATATCTGGTGCAATTGCCTGTTTCCGTTCAAATTTCGGCTCAGGCTGTTTCTGGTACAAACTATTTCTGGTTCTTTTCTCCTTCCTCCTTATCATGTTCCTACCGATCGTCCTTGCCGCACTTCAAGAAGTGGCTCTCCCCTCTCAGGGC from Leptolyngbya ohadii IS1 includes the following:
- the galE gene encoding UDP-glucose 4-epimerase GalE, whose product is MSPTKPTVLVTGGAGYIGSHAVLALQQAGYGVIVLDNLVYGHRELVEDVLKVELVVGDTNDRALLDQLFASREIAAVMHFAAYAYVGESVTDPAKYYENNVVGTLRLLEAMVAANIKKFVFSSTCATYGVPKTVPIPEDHPQDPINPYGATKLMVERILADFDVAYGLKSVCFRYFNAAGADSEGRLGEDHQPETHLIPLVLLTALGKRDSISVFGTDYPTEDGTCIRDYIHVTDLASAHVLGLDYLMQDNPSEKFNLGNGSGFSVKQIIDAAREVTGREIKVVECDRRAGDPPALIGSSGKAKEILGWKPQHADIHQIIRDAWNWHQRRHLV
- a CDS encoding cell division protein FtsQ/DivIB, whose translation is MHSVSSAQIAARRRKLRHQRRLQVFRVSWQLLMVGGLTAGLIWVVSLPDWMLRSASQVKVEGNESLSAETIRGLLPIAYPQFLLTLKPQSIVNQLELQAPIAEATVTRRLFPPGLTIRIQERNPVAIVYGGSVNSGIAASSTNPANPGSTPAPIPNSIPGSPAPGSSAELKPTTFLDERGTVIPYDKYMALRGSRPLPTLKVIGIQQDQQRKDWAVLYQQVSQSPVKVFEIDWREPGNMILRTEMGTVHLGAYGSQFSKQLQTLDRMRYLSQKIEVGDIAYIDLRNPDMPRIETTQVVSPIPEPVVQPDADADPDGSLDASPNESPDESSNESPTVSDQTTIEPAAAGDQTELPDSD
- the ftsZ gene encoding cell division protein FtsZ, with amino-acid sequence MNSSNPFSANSGVHLGQRDVKGALGEETRSGEIVPSSVASIKVIGVGGGGCNAVNRMIASGVSGVEFWTINTDAQALTKASSTNCLQIGQKLTRGLGAGGNPAIGQKAAEESRDEIAAALEHADLVFITAGMGGGTGTGAAPIVAEVAKEVGALTVGVITRPFTFEGKRRTNQADEGISALQTRVDTLIMIPNDKLLTVISEQTPVQEAFRVADDILRQGVQGISDIITIPGLVNVDFADVRAVMADAGSALMGIGVGSGKSRAREAATTAISSPLLESSIEGAKGVVFNITGGYDLTLHEVNAAAEIIYEAVDPNANIIFGAVLEEQLQGEVRITVIATGFSTEPQAQQPAQATRVSPLKRTPPAPPTTMTPPPQPLPPTTSEPRNKPGLDIPEFLQRRRPPKY
- a CDS encoding glycosyl hydrolase family 8 — its product is MPISLLLALPIVLLLSSVSLALGTRSSGEKPGASQFSRKGGIAPQMISQPISQPIPPIISQRIAAQTTPTTSELLRQSWTAYKQRFIQADGRVIDWEANGRTVSEGQAYAMLRSVLANDPATFALTLQWAEQNLQRRDGNQLRDRLWAWKWGQNDQGDDKGEWGILDSNFASDADIDAATALILAARRWNRPEYLTLAQAKLKDIWESSTIVVNSSAPMRHLLPGPIASFQPQPDRVILNPSYGAPYAFRLFAQVDPGRDWMSLVESSYRLLEDSAALSEAGLPSDWVVLNLTTGAYEPIDESLAQETNLRSVYSFDAFRVWWRVALDATWFNEPRAVAYLREHLRPLQQQWRSNRRIAARIDLEGNPTVSYEATSQYAMLYPAMRLIDPALADEIRSQKLLSTYRNGIWDNDSAYYVQNLAWFGLFPNREVAASWLRSR
- a CDS encoding DMT family transporter, producing the protein MTLLARPSPWKIGLILAVGVLSVSAAAIFIRLAFQAAGESGVGFSLVLAASRLTIASLILSPTWRNFGRNFKRNSGQNSGQNSVGLQPSRRSYTLSIAAGVFLAIHFATWITSLSFTSIAASATLVTTNPVWVALLSWLWLKEKPSRMTIAGIVITLLGSGLVALGGDSITAGSNPLLGNSLALVGSWAVSLYFLLGREAQRQGLTIGNHLVLTYTTAALVLLPLPLMFGAGYTGYASAVYGYILLIALFPQLIGHSSLNWAVRWVSPTLVTLTILAEPVGSSLLGAIVFRENPGWTVIFGAIVILSGVAIAALGSRSDSLQ
- a CDS encoding PPC domain-containing protein; amino-acid sequence: MVTFSNSRLSLPQSPAVPAFAAESNRTSDSIDRIGSVFVRRQRAADQGGNSLANAAILIQNRGKKQISDRVNRRDVDFYRVDLTTAANIKLNFSNRSNATIVGRLLDGQGQSLFYQGQQQTISFAPDLNFSKTLRNIEPGIYYIQVSTRSRANAQYRLTLNVSDAAARPSTPDCGCGS
- a CDS encoding cobyrinate a,c-diamide synthase, which gives rise to MAVIIAGDRSGVGKTTVTLALLAALRQWGTVQSFKVGPDYIDPMFHTQVTGRSCRNLDPVLTSESYVERCFRQHRQTADFGLVEGVMGLFDGAGSSDYASTAHIARLLDLPILLVLDCSRMARSIAALVHGFRSFDPRLKFAGVVLNRVGSDRHLELLQAALEPINLPILGVLRRQAEITIPDRHLGLVPTEELPQMQELIDRLAVLGKESFDWGKLLPLMKGDRSQSLLAPVLLGDPAPNRPLNPPYVGNLEGQIPRIGVARDRAFSFYYADNLDLLERLGAELVYWSPLTDELPAEVNGLYFGGGFPEMFAAELQANAIGRAAVRSTIVAGMPTYAECGGLMYLSQSIMDFEGRSWEMAGILPTVAQMGKRLTLGYRQAAALQNSPFMQEKAIVWGHEFHRSTLTQLPKTPLYQIRGYDATSPATTEGWHMHQAHASYVHLHWGDRAWMPHNFLQACLRFGKVQPGTF